The bacterium genome contains the following window.
GGGCGTCGTACGTCTTCTGCATCCGCTCCAGCCCCTCGCGGATCCGCGTCCAGTTGCGCTCCTGGAACTCCGGCTCGCGCGCGGCGTCCGGCTTCGGCCGCTCGAGCGAGAAGCGGTAGGCCTGCATCGCCGCCGAGAGCAGCGAGGAGCCGCCCGCGGTCCCCGTCAGCGCGGCGTCGCGCTCGCGCGTCTTGTCCTCGGCCGCCTGCAGCGCGTCGAGGCCGTCGAGCGCGGCGGCGAAGACCTGCCGCGCCGGGTTGGCGGCGATCCACGCGCGGAGCTCCTTCTCCTGCTTCTCCTTCAGCGCGAGGAGGCCGCCCTTGTTCAGCCCCTCGAGCACGCCGGCGTCCTTGGTCAGGCCGTTGTTGAGGCCGCGCTTGCGCCCCGCGAGCTTGATCGCCAGCTCGGGGTCGTTCTTCTCCAGCCCCTCGATGATCGCCAGCATGTCCTTGTAGGTCCGCAGAATCCGCGGCAGTCCCCACTCGGCGGTGGACTTCACTTCGGCGTAGGTCTGCAGCCGCTCGGTGCGGCCGGGGTAGCCGGCGACGAAGACGACGTCGCCCGGGGCGATCCCCTTGGGGTTGATCTTCAGCCAGTGCTTCGGATGGAACGGGACGTTGTCCTTGGCGAACGCCGCCGGCTTGCCGTCCTTGCCGACGTAGGCGCGGTAGAACGAGAAGTCGCCGGTCTGGCGCGGCCACTGCCAGTTGTCGGTCTCGCCGCCGAAGTTGCCGATCCCGGCCGGCGGGGCGTAGACGAGCCGGACGTCCTGGATCTCCATCTGCGCCAGCTCGAACCACTTCGCGCCGCCGAAGAACGACTGCACGCGGCAGCGCAGGCCGGTCTTCTCGCACGCCGTCGTGCGCTCCTTGACCCAGCTCTCCACCGCGTCGTAGCGGGCGCGGTCGTCGAGCTTCGCCGGCAGCGCGCGCTGCAGGTCGGCCGTCACCTCCTTGACCGAGACGGTGACGTAGACGCGCGAGCCGGGGCCGGCGAACAGCTCGTCCCCGCGCTCGCGGGCGAGGAAGCCGTCCACCAGCAGGTTGCGCTGCGGGGTGGAGTTGAACTGCAGCGCGCCGGCCACGCAGTGGTGGTTCGTGACGATCAGCCCGTCGGGGGAGACGAACGAGGCGCTGCAGCCGCCGAGGGAGACGATCGCCCCCATCGGGTGCCCCGTCAGGTCGGCGAACTGCTTCGGATCGCCGGTCCAGCCGAGCGCGCGCAGCCGCGGCGCGAGTTGGGGAATCTGCTGCGGCATCCACATCCCCTCCTCGGCGAGGGCCGAGGTCGGCAGGGCGCAGAGCGCGCCGACGGCGAACAGGAAACTCGAAACGACTCTCTTCACGGACCATCCTCCTGCGATCCGCGCGGGACGCCTGCGCGTCCGGCGCGGCCGACTTTTCAATCTAAGCGGCGCGGCCGCGAAACCGCGACCGGCGGACGTCCGCGGCGTCCGAACGGTCGCGAGGACGGCGCGAGCGGCGCCGCGGCGTTCGTCGTCCGCCGGCCCCTCAGCGCGGCAGCGGCGGCATCCGCAGCGCGCGCCGCGCCCGGTCGTGCGCGCGGTCGGCGCCCCAGGCGAAGAGCGCGCCGACGGCGAGGCCGGCCGGCACGTCCACGAGGTAGTGGGCCTTGAGGTAGACGACGGCGAAGAGCATCAGCCCGGTCACGACGCACATCGCGGGGAAGAGCGGCCGCGCGCCGCGCCGGGCGTAGTAGGTGTAGAGCGCCGCGACCGCGACGTGCGACGAGGGGAAGGCGGCGGCGTGGATCTCGCCCGAGCCGGTGAGGAAGAAGAGCAGGTGGTTGAAGACGTAGCCGTCGTAGAGCCGCGGCCCGAGCGCCGGCGGGAAGTAGTAGTGCGGCCCGACGACGGGGAAGAGCCAGAAGACGGCGTAGCAGCAGTAGAAGCAGAGCGAGACGGCGAAGACGATCCGCTCCGCCTCCTCGTAGCCGCGGCGCAGGAAGGCGACGACGAAGGCGACGAAGTAGAAGTAGTAGGCGAAGTAGGCGAAGCAGAAGATCTCGGAGAGCCATGGCCACGGCGCCGCGGCGCGGAAGGCGAGCGACGGCTGGCAGCCGAAGATCGACTGCTCGACGCCGGCGACGAGCGGGTCGAGCGCCGCGCCGTGGAAGATCGGCCAGAGGATCTCGATCTGCCGGTAGAAGACGTAGTACATGACCGGCGGGAAGGCGATCCGCAGCAGTTGGACGAGGCGGTTCGTCGAGCGTCGGGCGAGGAACCCCAAGAGCAGCGCCCCGGCGCCGACGGCGAGGCTGACCGCGATCTGCCCCGCGCAGCCCGGGACGCCGCGCGCCGCGCCGAGCGCCGCGACGAGCGCGGAGAGGATCGCGTAGGCGGCGACGAGCAGATCGAGCGGGCGGGGGAAGCCGGGCGCGCCGCGCGCGTTGCGGAGCGAATCGTCGTCGGACTCGCGCCGCGGGGCCGCGCCGCGCCCGCCGCGGAGCGGAGCGCGGTCAGAGCCAGCCATGCGCGCGGTACCAGGCGGCCGTCTCGGCGAGCGCGGCGGCGAGCGGCGTCGGCGCGACGAAGCCGAGGTCGCGCGCCGCGGGCGCCGTGTCGGCGACCCACGCCGGGGCGCGCATCTCGACGACCTTCTGCGAGCTGAAGATCTGCGGCTTCCCGGCGAGCCGCGCGAAGAGGTCGGCGACCGCCCCCGCGGGGGGCGCGACCCACTCCGGCAGCCGCACGACGCGCGCCTTCTTCCCCAGCGCCGCGGCGATCGCCAGGCCGAGCTCGCGCCACGTCACGACCTCGGGCGAGGCGACGTCGTAGACCGCGGCGCGCGGCGTCTCGGCCTGCGCCGCCCGCAGCAGCCCCAGCGCGAGGTCGGGGCCGTAGACGAGCGAGTAGTGGCGGTCGCGGCGGCCGAGCACCGGCAGGAAGCCGCGGCGCGCGATCTGGAAGTACTGCAGGACGTCCCGCTCGCG
Protein-coding sequences here:
- a CDS encoding S46 family peptidase, encoding MKRVVSSFLFAVGALCALPTSALAEEGMWMPQQIPQLAPRLRALGWTGDPKQFADLTGHPMGAIVSLGGCSASFVSPDGLIVTNHHCVAGALQFNSTPQRNLLVDGFLARERGDELFAGPGSRVYVTVSVKEVTADLQRALPAKLDDRARYDAVESWVKERTTACEKTGLRCRVQSFFGGAKWFELAQMEIQDVRLVYAPPAGIGNFGGETDNWQWPRQTGDFSFYRAYVGKDGKPAAFAKDNVPFHPKHWLKINPKGIAPGDVVFVAGYPGRTERLQTYAEVKSTAEWGLPRILRTYKDMLAIIEGLEKNDPELAIKLAGRKRGLNNGLTKDAGVLEGLNKGGLLALKEKQEKELRAWIAANPARQVFAAALDGLDALQAAEDKTRERDAALTGTAGGSSLLSAAMQAYRFSLERPKPDAAREPEFQERNWTRIREGLERMQKTYDARADRAFLRYALLQAAALPADQRVAPIDEAAGFAPGMDKAAAEKAAEAFLDKLYGATKLGDKAARAALLQADTATIQKSDDPFVQFALKLYPAVYQLRENGKTREGARYRLAPVYLEALTAKNGGLLAPDANSTLRVTYGTVKGVSTKDGLMYLPQTTLAGVEQKATGTGEFNAPARELAAIAALRAGKKTPYLDPKLKDVPVDFLSTVDTTGGNSGSATLNGRGELVGLLFDGTYDTVASDFLFDAVRTRSIHADVRYMLWTLTEVDQATNLLHELGF
- a CDS encoding phosphatase PAP2 family protein — encoded protein: MAGSDRAPLRGGRGAAPRRESDDDSLRNARGAPGFPRPLDLLVAAYAILSALVAALGAARGVPGCAGQIAVSLAVGAGALLLGFLARRSTNRLVQLLRIAFPPVMYYVFYRQIEILWPIFHGAALDPLVAGVEQSIFGCQPSLAFRAAAPWPWLSEIFCFAYFAYYFYFVAFVVAFLRRGYEEAERIVFAVSLCFYCCYAVFWLFPVVGPHYYFPPALGPRLYDGYVFNHLLFFLTGSGEIHAAAFPSSHVAVAALYTYYARRGARPLFPAMCVVTGLMLFAVVYLKAHYLVDVPAGLAVGALFAWGADRAHDRARRALRMPPLPR